From Anopheles darlingi chromosome 2, idAnoDarlMG_H_01, whole genome shotgun sequence, the proteins below share one genomic window:
- the LOC125948126 gene encoding microfibrillar-associated protein 1 codes for MTEAQAGNTDASSSSCSFFCFRSKNFIDQQTLIFVASGIEKSPKMSPPTTQFGIQSTAGAIPVKNTKGEISMQKVKVHRYVSGKRPEYAQYASSDEESEEDDFLENRRTNNEEQQNREDSDNNDLPEDVDDPRIRRLQAIRAEDPSELDLERRERHRVIHEPELVQSEDEHDRGGSEDDRMVESGDEEQDRERSGARRRHISLGSESESEAELSDTEIERRRQMLKAKMLQQKQREEEELLQKQEEEGLSESEESESSEYEEETESDEENEPRLKPLFVRKKDRTTIIEKEREANRQKQLEYEGKKAAKERRKQTLRLVEETIKKELEKAKVENEPSLNDINTDDENDEVEYEAWKLRELKRIKRDREEKEQIDKEKQEIDRLRNMTEEERRQELRNNPKQITNKNAKGKYKFLQKYYHRGAFYLDEEDDVYKQDFSAPTLEDHFDKTILPKVMQVKNFGRCGRTKYTHLVDQDTTKFDSPWVADTPNSTMFLTDRAGGMKQVFDKPSLYRKKREA; via the exons ATGACAGAAGCTCAAGCAGGCAACActgatgcttcttcttcatcttgttcttttttttgttttcgttccaaAAATTTCATCGATCAACAAACTTTAATTTTTGTAGCGAGTGGAATTGAGAAATCTCCAAAAATGAGTCCTCCAACCACACAATTCGGTATTCAAAGTACCGCTGGTGCGATTCCagtgaaaaacacaaaag GTGAAATATCGATGCAAAAGGTAAAAGTGCATCGATACGTATCCGGTAAGCGCCCCGAGTATGCACAGTACGCCAGCAGTGACGAGGAATCGGAAGAAGATGATTTTCTGGAAAATCGTCGCACGAACAACGAAGAACAACAGAACCGCGAAGATTC TGACAACAATGATTTGCCGGAGGATGTGGATGATCCGCGTATTCGACGGTTGCAAGCTATCCGGGCGGAAGATCCCAGCGAGTTGGATTTGGAGCGACGAGAACGGCATCGCGTCATTCACGAACCGGAGCTGGTACAGTCGGAAGATGAGCATGATCGTGGCGGAAGCGAAGACGATCGTATGGTGGAAAGTGGTGATGAGGAGCAGGACCGCGAAAGAAGCGGTGCCCGGCGACGACACATTTCGCTCGGTTcagagtccgagtccgaggcTGAGCTCAGCGATACCGAGATTGAACGGCGACGCCAAATGCTTAAGGCCAAGATGCTTCAACAGAAGCAACGCGAAGAGGAGGAACTGTTGCagaagcaggaagaggagggacTTTCGGAGTCGGAAGAATCGGAAAGCTCCGAGTATGAGGAGGAAACGGAGAGTGATGAGGAAAATGAACCCCGGTTGAAGCCACTGTTCGTGCGCAAGAAGGATCGTACGACGATTATTGAGAAAGAACGTGAAGCCAACCGGCAGAAACAGCTCGAATACGAGGGCAAAAAGGCAGCCAAAGAACGCCGGAAACAAACGCTCCGACTGGTCGAGGAAACCATCAAGAAGGAACTGGAAAAGGCCAAGGTAGAGAACGAACCGTCGCTTAACGATATCAACAcggacgacgagaacgatgaGGTGGAATACGAGGCGTGGAAATTGCGAGAACTGAAACGGATCAAGCGTGAtagggaagagaaggaaca AATCGAtaaggagaagcaggagatCGACAGGTTGCGAAACATGACAGAAGAGGAACGACGCCAAGAGCTGCGCAACAACCCGAAGCAGATCACCAACAAGAACGCAAAGGGCAAGTACAAGTTCCTGCAGAAGTATTACCATCGTGGTGCGTTCTATttggacgaggaggacgacgtGTACAAGCAGGACTTCTCGGCGCCCACGCTCGAGGATCACTTCGACAAGACGATCCTGCCGAAGGTGATGCAGGTGAAAAACTTTGGCCGCTGTGGACGTACCAAGTATACACATCTGGTGGACCAAGACACGACCAAGTTCGATTCGCCCTGGGTTGCCGACACACCGAACAGTACCATGTTCCTGACGGATCGAGCCGGTGGCATGAAGCAGGTGTTCGATAAGCCCTCCCTTTACCGCAAAAAGCGTGAAGCATAA
- the LOC125948128 gene encoding male-specific lethal 3 homolog has protein sequence MVSTRGHSTKYKFSDGEKVLCYEPDPTKAKVLYDSKVLEVSEGKDKRGRRIIEYLIHFQGWNSSWDRKVSEDFILKDTEENRQLQKDLAEKAQLFQGAYLYRKERKKQRVKSLTDRIESLTSAKGQPGGSSEEGSSCSTGFGRDDNDYNIDDMEDYYSSSVEESTHEEDKVYLQVGNKLRNHLELDYRMIHAEGVLVELPAKLPVVTILEAFVRYYTLRQLFECGQPGMLKSRRRNSSALRSEQKCRDYEQIRTNVELCKEVADGLRLYFDFTLADYLLYPLEQTQAQLVLSEENLANFTYIASQSLSLDMLTVRLESPMADPQPASEHTEPSSAATTAEERRRRRLRSHKNEENEFVLDFAALQQGQTGTGVSPAAGGNLSPFGASLNILRSILPQNVTISREAKEILDDVFRWRILPSNAPAEPSMIYGAIHLARLIVKLPEFLSATAMMDEKLKLLLKFLDTFAEFIEAHEEWFGSQFYFNAREGEGPVE, from the exons ATGGTGTCAACTCGCGGCCACAGCACGAAGTACAAATTTTCCGACGGCGAAAAGGTGCTTTGCTACGAACCTGACCCCACCAAAGCGAAAGTGCTGTATGATTCGAAG GTGCTGGAGGTATCGGAAGGAAAGGATAAGCGGGGCCGGCGTATCATCGAGTATCTGATACACTTTCAAGGATGGAACTCGTCCTGGGACCGGAAGGTGAGCGAGGACTTTATTCTCAAGGACACGGAAGAGAACCGCCAGCTGCAGAAAGATTTGGCCGAAAAGGCACAACTTTTCCA GGGTGCCTACTTGTATCGAAAGGAACGGAAAAAGCAACGGGTGAAAAGTTTGACGGATCGCATCGAGAGCCTGACAAGCGCGAAAGGACAACCAGGCGGCTCGTCGGAAGAGGGCAGCTCGTGCAGTACCGGCTTCGGAAGGGACGACAACGATTACAACATAGACG ATATGGAGGACTACTACAGCAGCTCGGTTGAGGAGAGTACACACGAGGAGGATAAGGTGTATCTACAGGTTGGCAACAAGCTCCGCAATCATCTTGAGCTAGATTACCGCATGATACACGCCGAAGGTGTGCTAGTGGAACTACCTGCCAAGCTACCGGTCGTAACGATTCTGGAGGCTTTCGTACGCTATTACACCCTGCGCCAGCTGTTCGAATGTGGTCAGCCGGGCATGCTGAAGTCACGACGCCGGAACAGCTCGGCACTGCGCAGCGAACAAAAGTGCCGTGACTACGAGCAAATCCGTACGAACGTGGAACTTTGCAAGGAGGTGGCCGACGGGCTTCGGCTTTACTTCGACTTTACACTCGCCGATTATTTGCTGTACCCGCTAGAGCAAACACAAGCGCAACTCGTGCTTTCCGAGGAAAATTTGGCCAACTTTACGTACATTGCTTCGCAGAGCCTTTCGCTCGACATGCTGACCGTACGGTTGGAGTCACCCATGGCGGATCCACAACCGGCAAGCGAACACACCGAACCATCCAGTGCTGCCACCACGGCCGAAGAacgtcgccggcgtcgttTGCGTTCGCACAAGAACGAGGAAAACGAGTTCGTTCTCGATTTTGCCGCCTTGCAACAAGGACAGACAGGAACGGGCGTATCACCTGCCGCTGGCGGTAACCTATCACCCTTCGGGGCGAGTCTCAACATTCTACGTTCGATTCTACCGCAAAACGTAACCATCTCGCGGGAAGCCAAAGAGATCCTGGATGATGTGTTCCGGTGGCGCATACTGCCATCGAATGCTCCCGCCGAACCTTCTATGATATATGGTGCAATCCACCTAGCACGGTTAATCGTGAAGTTACCGGAATTTCTCTCTGCAACGGCCATGATGGATGAGAAGTTGAAGCTGTTGCTAAAGTTTTTGGACACTTTTGCCGAGTTCATCGAGGCGCACGAAGAATGGTTCGGCAGTCAATTCTATTTTAACGCCCGGGAAGGCGAGGGAccggtggagtga
- the LOC125948115 gene encoding FH2 domain-containing protein 1 gives MDARIGLEYIIENNDYVNKLGLALDTNNVTVKKQIFELLSTLCAFSGSGYKRAIETLEHYKSIKGERYRLNLVVSELDKATTLEYQIALLAFVNCVIISAGSLKDRIRMRNEFIGLNLIPVLNNLRRTASNVPDIASQIEVFDEQQECDVAQSLQEPNGIDLNSHLDVFNAILAQVAGTPQATPFLSILQHLLQIDPKEQISDIVWDTAETLVHRATLLEDKEASARLLRAPSVQKFFTCPHCRGDLNAGGPARRPSIGSSLQQSPSTTFAPPPPPPPNAGSSPPAPAPPPPPLPGCGAAPPPPPLPPIAGGSRAPPPPPPPMAGGPPPPAPPAPPAPNLLSVKATGSAGSPLARSRTPEEPIELVRPLPQQETPVPRSKMKTINWNKIPPQKVLGKQNIWSIVADSHQDSPMADLNWDEMEGLFCLQTQTQGSPKLGNRSSSGGGGGGGDASNGTDMPDARKSRKENEITLLDGKRSLNVNIFLKQFRTSNEDIIQLIRNGEHEDIGAEKLRGLLKLLPEMDELEMLRAFDGDNNRLGNAEKFLLQLVQVPNYKLRIESMLLKEEFKANLMYLEPNIHAMLYAGEDLINNKALQEVLYMVVVAGNFLNSGGYAGNAAGVKLSSLQKLTDIRANKPGMNLIHFVALQAEKKNNALLEFPSQLTMLENATKTTVEQINNELNAIDQRIKKIKKQIEMPKTDEDIKFQMEEFLNAAEQDVVTLQRALKQLEAMRIQLAEFFCEDVATFKMEECFKIFHNFSERFQHAVKDNEKRKVQEEQALIRRKQREETLRRRQSNQPGTPVSDSEGSILLDPSQYDLRYSPAMSRRRLGSFNSNGDALLLRDECASPDITPNGSLRRRRSRVLSEEDDSNLMDFLRSSGHDGSTRERKSAAYGSLDRSWARRARSGSGCKKRPDLLNVQFGADRERPSSPSPQTESKPLVVEEQKPRISREWRQKIESWLQANEQDERHNDDYKQKLKRVAANRRSYETDNESDRGSKLDPLPEEKPPTVTSPEPTLVPTIITPHGTGAGQSEQQRMFAGDKPYKPVYQQWRSKASNRDQTDIVGAIEALTSGSVSPDADKSQLRKSQLNTATSPESDRDRYRRQRSREGPNPSSNLQSILEEDKRKNIIQSLGERPPSDRLQIYIRRGSDNPREPDSSATTPTGVGNDASTPEDHKQSIYIRQQGISSSDKQSIYIRPNEGNSTITSSTTSHNNNNHTTSTTIGTPSTISSSTTSTTSASELMSAAPSGDGGGAGSSTSPSASSGAAAPPPPRRTRRAHHVYEEPPSSVTNNKIEIDSDNIETPPSIRRNVHHTGSSGASAVTAASGGGSCRRLHQQSSRESADSKESLVNLSEGHSTGGKATGTGTGTSDHHLVEMSDDVGQFDRYSVARRTRRFKRPVDHAAGAGSGNETATTTTTTTSPSPDSLPDSSAAHSPLRIPSSSGKAPAAGGGGSAAANTTSSTNHDSVKEQEQRLKRWQDKLKSNTVTTGHGTTATVTSSGRDSPRSHAEAVLNRASKVGRSISRISQEDVREAKRSLKSPTPERTWSPTKDHHVDSGGSTKVAATHELNDEGFEETQSLVSDTPSQGKDSVSSCNDYGSDTKSKPTRPTVVTVGSVAGSGKDLSASSGLASRGKVTSAGHRSTPSMASLLMVKNGSGLERSRSLRVPPSSSSTSVTASGTTAAGNRTVLPRRTASMRRTGPSDGGVVGRMVSAHSLSQDVERSNSRTSLRSSRSSLSSAVSTNTVRKVPPLRASSKSSTPLANASPLHGASTLSANSSPTKRPLGTASSNIHRGAPASRSSSSGSSIGPTAVVRKPPTRSTPGSGSGTSLGASTSFKENNHHHTGSNGGRFPSGSKSTSSGSLAGSGSGASGVSPTPFNGSGRSSIVGQQQQQQNSTVSGASTRRATGGFMRPTTSSATKVKGK, from the exons ATGGACGCCCGAATCGGTTTGGAGTACATCATCGAGAACAACGACTACGTGAACAAGTTGGGTCTAGCGCTCGACACCAACAATGTTACGGTTAAGAAGCAGATCTTCGAGCTGCTGTCGACGCTGTGCGCGTTCAGTGGCAGCGGTTACAAACGCGCCATCGAAACGCTGGAGCACTATAAG AGCATCAAAGGTGAACGGTATCGGCTGAATCTGGTCGTGTCCGAGCTGGACAAGGCGACCACGCTAGAATACCAAATAGCGCTGCTGGCGTTCGTCAACTGTGTCATCATTTCGGCTGGTTCGCTCAAGGATCGGATACGAATGCGCAACGAGTTTATCG GATTAAACCTCATACCAGTATTAAATAACTTAAG GCGGACCGCCAGCAACGTACCGGACATTGCCTCACAGATAGAAGTATTCGATGAGCAGCAAGAATGCGACGTAGCCCAGAGCCTGCAGGAGCCGAACGGAATCGATCTGAACTCGCATCTTGATGTCTTCAACGCCATTTTAGCACAG GTGGCCGGCACACCGCAAGCAACGCCTTTTCTTAGCATACTCCAGCATTTGCTGCAGATTGATCCAAAGGAGCAAATCAGTGACATCGTGTGGGATACGGCCGAAACGCTGGTACACCGTGCGACGCTCCTAGAGGACAAGGAAGCATCGGCACGGCTGCTGAGGGCACCGAGCGTCCAGAAGTTCTTCACCTGTCCGCACTGTCGCGGCGATCTGAACGCCGGTGGTCCGGCACGGCGTCCCTCGATCGGTAGCTCACTGCAACAATCACCGAGCACCACCttcgcaccgccaccaccaccacccccgaaCGCCGGTAGTTCACCTCCGGCTCCcgcaccaccccctcctccactgCCTGGCTGTGGCgcagcaccgccacccccaccactaccaccgatcGCCGGTGGTAGCCGAGCAccgcctccccctccaccgccCATGGCCGGTGGGCCACccccgccagcaccaccggcaccgccggcTCCCAATCTGCTTTCGGTTAAGGCAACCGGTAGCGCCGGTAGTCCGCTGGCGCGCTCGAGGACACCCGAGGAACCGATCGAGCTGGTGCGACCACTACCACAACAGGAAACGCCGGTACCGCGCTCCAAGATGAAGACCATCAACTGGAACAAGATTCCGCCCCAGAAGGTACTCGGTAAACAGAACATCTGGTCGATTGTGGCCGACTCGCACCAAGACAGCCCAATGGCCGACCTGAACTGGGACGAAATGGAGGGCCTGTTCTGTCTGCAGACGCAAACGCAGGGTTCACCGAAGCTGGGTAACCGGTCGTCatcggggggtggtggtggtggtggagacgcAAGCAATGGTACCGATATGCCCGACGCGCGCAAATCACGCAAAGAGAACGAGATCACGCTGCTGGATGGGAAGCGTAGCCTGAACGTTAACATCTTCCTCAAGCAGTTCCGCACCTCGAACGAGGACATCATCCAGCTGATACGGAACGGCGAACACGAGGACATCGGGGCGGAGAAGCTGCGCGgtctgctgaagctgctgcccgAGATGGACGAGCTGGAGATGCTCCGGGCGTTCGATGGAGACAATAACCGGCTCGGCAACGCGGAAAAGTTTCTGCTGCAGCTAGTCCAAGTGCCTAA CTACAAATTAAGAATCGAAAGTATGCTGCTGAAGGAGGAGTTCAAAGCGAATCTGATGTACTTGGAGCCCAACATTCACGCCATGCTGTATGCTGGCGAAG ATCTGATTAACAATAAGGCACTGCAGGAGGTCCTGTACATGGTGGTTGTGGCCGGCAATTTCCTCAACTCGGGTGGCTATGCGGGCAACGCGGCCGGTGTGAAGCTGTCCTCGCTCCAGAAGCTTACCGACATTCGGGCCAACAAACCGGGCATGAATCTGATCCACTTCGTAGCGCTCcaagcggagaagaagaacaacgCCTTACTGGAGTTTCCCAGCCAGTTAACAATGCTGGAGAATGCGACCAA AACGACTGTCGAGCAGATCAACAACGAGCTtaacgcgatcgatcagcgcatcAAGAAGATCAAGAAGCAAATCGAGATGCCGAAAACGGACGAAGATATCAAGTTCCAGATGGAGGAGTTTCTCAAT GCAGCGGAACAGGACGTCGTTACGTTGCAGCGTGCGCTCAAGCAGCTCGAAGCGATGCGCATTCAGCTGGCCGAGTTCTTCTGTGAAGATGTCGCCACGTTCAAGATGGAGGAGTGTTTCAAGATTTTCCACAACTTTAGCGAACGGTTCCAGCACGCCGTCAAGGACAACGAGAAGCGCAAGGTGCAGGAGGAACAGGCGCTGATCAGGCGCAAGCAGCGCGAGGAAACACTTCGCCGAAGGCAAT CAAATCAACCTGGCACGCCGGTGTCCGATTCCGAGGGTAGCATCCTGCTCGATCCTTCGCAGTACGATTTACGCTACAGTCCGGCCATGTCCCGGCGACGGCTCGGTTCCTTCAATAGTAATGGCGATGCGTTGCTGTTACGAGACGAATGTGCCTCGCCGGACATTACACCGAACGGTAGTCTGAGAAGGCGCCGTAGTCGTGTCCTGTCGGAGGAAGATGATAGCAATCTCATGGACTTTCTACGATCGTCCGGCCACGATGGTAGTACTCGCGAGCGCAAATCGGCCGCCTACGGGAGTCTGGATCGCTCGTGGGCTCGGCGTGCTCGATCGGGCAGTGGCTGCAAGAAGCGTCCGGATCTGCTGAACGTCCAGTTTGGTGCCGATCGTGAACGGCCCAGTTCCCCTTCGCCCCAGACCGAATCGAAGCCGCTTGTAGTGGAAGAACAAAAACCGAG AATTTCCAGGGAATGGCGGCAAAAGATCGAATCGTGGCTACAGGCGAACGAGCAGGACGAGCGGCACAACGATGACTACAAGCAGAAGCTGAAGCGCGTCGCAGCTAACCGACGTTCGTACGAAACGGACAACGAGAGTGATCGCGGTAGCAAACTGGATCCGCTGCCGGAGGAGAAACCGCCGACGGTCACCTCGCCAGAACCGACACTGGTCCCGACGATCATCACACCGCATGGCACGGGCGCAGGGCAATCGGAACAGCAGCGCATGTTCGCCGGAGACAAACCATACAAGCCCGTCTACCAACAGTGGCGTTCGAAGGCAAGCAATCGCGATCAGACCGATATCGTTGGTGCGATAGAGGCCTTAACATCAG GTTCGGTCTCACCAGATGCGGATAAGTCGCAGCTACGCAAATCGCAGCTCAACACCGCGACCAGTCCGgaaagcgatcgcgatcggtatCGGCGACAGCGATCACGCGAAGGTCCTAACCCCAGCTCCAATCTGCAGTCGATACTTGAGGAGGACAAGCGCAAAAACATCATACAATCGCTCGGTGAACGACCACCATCGGATCGGCTCCAGATCTACATTCGCCGGGGTTCAGACAATCCACGGGAGCCGGACAGCAGTGCAACCACACCGACAGGCGTTGGTAATGATGCATCAACACCCGAGGATCACAAGCAATCGATCTACATCCGGCAGCAGGGCATAAGTTCGTCCGATAAGCAGTCCATTTACATTCGTCCAAATGAGGGCAACTCAACCAtcactagcagcaccaccagccacaacaataacaaccacaccaccagcaccaccattggtACACCGTCCACTATATCGTCCAGTACGACCAGCACAACCTCGGCCTCGGAACTAATGTCTGCAGCACCGTCCGGCGATGGTGGAGGAGCGGGCAGTAGCACCTCGCCGTCGGCTTCATCGGGTGCAGcggcaccgccgccaccacgccGAACCCGTCGTGCCCATCACGTGTACGAGGAACCACCGTCATCGGTTACCAACAACAAGATCGAGATCGATTCCGATAACATCGAGACACCGCCATCGATCCGGCGCAACGTACATCATACCGGTTCGTCGGGTGCAAGCGCGGTAACGGCGGCCTCGGGCGGTGGATCCTGTCGTCGGTTGCATCAACAGAGTAGCCGTGAATCGGCCGATTCCAAAGAGTCGCTGGTGAACCTTAGCGAAGGGCATTCCACCGGTGGAAAAGcgaccggcactggcaccggtacCAGTGACCATCATCTGGTGGAAATGTCCGATGACGTAGGACAGTTCGATCGGTACTCCGTGGCGAGACGTACGCGACGCTTCAAACGTCCAGTTGATCATGCGGCAGGAGCGGGCAGTGGCAACGAGacggccactaccaccacgacgacgacttctcCTTCACCGGATTCGTTACCGGACAGCAGTGCGGCGCATAGTCCACTGCGCATTCCTTCGTCATCGGGAaaggcaccagcagctggaggaggaggatcagcTGCGGCCAACACAACCAGCTCCACCAACCATGACAGTGTCAAGGAGCAAGAGCAACGTCTGAAGCGTTGGCAAGATAAACTTAAATCCAACACAGTGACCACCGGCCATGGTACCACGGCAACCGTGACCAGTAGTGGCCGTGATTCACCTCGTTCGCATGCGGAAGCCGTACTGAATCGTGCCAGTAAGGTGGGGCGCAGCATAAGCCGCATTAGCCAGGAGGATGTgcgggaagcgaagcgaagcctAAAGTCGCCCACTCCCGAGCGCACCTGGAGCCCCACGAAGGACCATCATGTGGACAGCGGTGGTAGCACGAAGGTGGCCGCTACTCACGAGCTGAATGATGAAGGATTCGAGGAGACGCAAAGTCTCGTCTCCGATACACCGTCCCAGGGTAAGGACAGTGTTTCATCCTGCAACGACTACGGATCGGATACGAAGAGCAAACCGACGAGACCGACAGTGGTTACTGTAGGATCCGTTGCTGGATCCGGTAAGGATCTGTCCGCGTCATCTGGCTTGGCGAGTCGTGGAAAGGTGACGAGCGCCGGACATCGCTCCACACCCAGCATGGCCAGTCTACTGATGGTGAAGAATGGTTCCGGTCTCGAACGCAGCCGATCACTTCgtgtgccaccatcatcatcatcgacatcggtGACAGCGAGTgggactactgctgctggtaaccGGACTGTATTGCCCCGTCGAACGGCCTCGATGCGTCGCACGGGTCCATCCGATGGTGGAGTGGTTGGACGTATGGTCAGCGCTCACAGCCTCTCACAGGACGTCGAGCGCAGTAATTCCCGGACGAGCTTACGATCGTCGCGCTCCTCACTGAGCAGTGCCGTGTCGACGAACACGGTACGTAAGGTGCCACCACTGAGGGCCAGTTCGAAGAGTTCCACTCCATTGGCCAACGCCAGCCCACTGCATGGTGCATCGACCTTGTCTGCTAATAGTTCTCCCACGAAACGACCACTCGGTACCGCGAGCAGCAACATACATCGCGGTGCTCCCGCCAGCCGTAGCAGCTCAAGCGGTTCCAGTATTGGACCGACGGCGGTGGTACGCAAACCACCGACACGATCGACGCCCGGTAGCGGCAGTGGTACCTCACTAGGAGCGAGCACTAGCTTTAAGGAGAATAACCATCATCACACTGGATCGAATGGTGGTCGATTTCCGTCAGGTAGCAAGTCGACCAGTAGCGGCAGTTTAGCCGGGTCCGGATCAGGTGCCAGCGGTGTCAGCCCAACACCGTTCAATGGATCCggacgatcgtcgatcgtaggccagcagcagcagcagcagaattccACGGTGTCGGGAGCATCCACTCGACGCGCGACCGGTGGCTTCATGCGTCCCACTACCTCCAGTGCCACCAAAGTGAAGGGCAAGTAA